Below is a window of Desulfarculaceae bacterium DNA.
TGACGGTGTAGGCCCCGCGCGGCGCGGCCACGTAGCCGCAGGAGGGTCCCTGGTGGTCCTTGAGCAGGGTGTTGGCCTGGAAGCACTCCATGTTCACCAGCTCGGCCCCGGCCTCGTAGGCCATGGCGTAGCCGTCGCCGGAGCAGCCGGGGAACTCGTAGGTGCCGGCCAGATAGCCCGAGCTGGCCAGGCCCATGCGGCCGGCCGCGCCGGTGGTCAGGCACACCGCCTTGGTCTTTATATAGTAGTAGTGCCCGGTGCGGATGTTCACCGCCAGCACGCCGCAGACCTTGCCCCCGCTGGTGACGATCTTGATGGCCGGGGTGCGGTCCATGACCTCGGCCCCGGTCTGGCGCACCGCGTGGGCCAGGGCCCGTTTCATCTCCTCGCCGTCCATGGGCAGCAGAAGCGGCTTGTCGATGGGGTGCAGGTACATCAGGCGGTAGTTGCCGTTTTCGTCCACCGGGAACAGGTCGCCCTTTTCCCGCTCCATGATCTGCTCCAGATCGGCCACCATGCGTGGGCAGATCTCCCCGAAGCGGTAGGCCACCTGTTGGTCCAGGATGCCCTCGGTGACCTTGGTCATCAGCTCCACCACGTCCTCGGGCTGGCTGTAGGGCGGCAGGGCCACGGTGTTGAGCGCGTCCATGCCCCGGCCGGCTCCGCCCGAGGTCTCCATCTTGCTCTTGTCCAGCACCACGACCTTCAGGCCCGGGTCCGCGCGGTGGGCGTAGATGGCGCTCATGGTGCCGGCGGCTCCGGAGCCGATGATTACGATGTCCGCTTGCTTGACGTGATACATGCTTTAACTCCGCTTGCTAATCCGCGGTGGATTCAGAGGTTGGGGTTTCGACGCCGGGCTTCTTGCCGCGCCGGTTGCGCAGGGTGGTCCAGATGACGGCCGCCACGGCCAGGGCCAGGAACAAGGCGGCCAGGGGCTTGGTTACGAAGATGCTGGGGTCGCCGCCGGATATCTTGAGGGCCTGGCGGAGATACACCTCGGCCATGGGCCCCAGGATGAAGGCGATGAGCAGGGCGGCGGGGCTGAGCTCCCACTTTTTGAGCAGATAGCCCACCACCCCGAAGAAGACCATCACCTTCACGTCGAAGAGGTTCTGGTGGGTGCCGAAGGCCCCGATGACGCACAGGGCCAGGATCACCGGGAACAGGTAGGCCCGGGGCACCGAGATGACCCACTGGCCCAGCCTCAACAGGGGCAGGGGGATGATGAGCATGAAGAAATCCGAGATGATCAAGAGCATGAACAGGCCGTAGATCGTCTCGGGGTGCTCCATCATCAGCATGGGGCCCGGGGCCAGGCCGTGGATCATGAAGGCGCCCATGATCACCGCCGCGCTCAGCGCGCCGGGGATGCCCAGGGTCACCAGGGGTATCAGGCCCGCGCCGCACACCGCGTTGTTGGCCGCCTCGGGCGCGGCCACGCCATTTAGATCGCCCTTGCCGAAGCGCTCGGGGTGCTTGCTCAGGCGGCGCGCCTGGTCATAGCCCATGAAGGCGGCGGTGATGCTGCCCACTCCGGGCAGAGCCCCGCAGAAGGAGCCCAGCAGGCTGGAGCGGAAAATGGTCCCCAGGCTGCCCTTGAGCTCGGGCCAGGTGACCCGGGAGGCGTTGGGGTCGTCGGAGCGCACCGTGGCCTCGGCGTGGGCGTCCTTCCAGCCCTCCTCCATCTGCACCAAGACCTCGGACATGACCAGCAGGCCGATGAGCATGGCCAACAGGCCGATGCCCGCGTCCAGGTCGATGGAGCCGAAGGTGAAGCGCTGCTGGGTGGTGATGGGGTCCAGGCCCACCGTGGCCAGGAGCATTCCCAGGGCGGTG
It encodes the following:
- a CDS encoding tripartite tricarboxylate transporter permease — translated: MLETLATAASQALTLNNFFGAALGIFLGSLLGAIPGLNGTMAIALLIPVTYTWSPLFAIAMLVGCWKGSVYGGSISAVLLNAPGTPESAATALDGYPLTKQGKAGKALKMALYASVIGALFSDALLMVASPPIAAMALMFGPAELAMLILFALVVVAGTGAKSQLKGLISTALGMLLATVGLDPITTQQRFTFGSIDLDAGIGLLAMLIGLLVMSEVLVQMEEGWKDAHAEATVRSDDPNASRVTWPELKGSLGTIFRSSLLGSFCGALPGVGSITAAFMGYDQARRLSKHPERFGKGDLNGVAAPEAANNAVCGAGLIPLVTLGIPGALSAAVIMGAFMIHGLAPGPMLMMEHPETIYGLFMLLIISDFFMLIIPLPLLRLGQWVISVPRAYLFPVILALCVIGAFGTHQNLFDVKVMVFFGVVGYLLKKWELSPAALLIAFILGPMAEVYLRQALKISGGDPSIFVTKPLAALFLALAVAAVIWTTLRNRRGKKPGVETPTSESTAD